ATATGGAAGAGATAGCGCTGGCTTGCGAACAATAAGGATCAAATCTGTATCCTCTAACAGCTTAACCGCATTTAATCTTATTATTTCCTTCACCATACGTCTTAATCTATTACGAACAACTGCCCCGCCCAGCTTGCTGCTGGCTGATACCCCCATACGGAAGGTTCCACGCTGCGAGCGTTTGCGCCAATAAACAACGAATTGTGAGTTAGCGAAAGAACGTCCGTATCGGTAGACGACGTTAAAGTCTTCCCTTTTTCGAAGGCGCAGCTTCCTATGCATGACACACCGCT
This portion of the Cohnella abietis genome encodes:
- the rnpA gene encoding ribonuclease P protein component, encoding MHRKLRLRKREDFNVVYRYGRSFANSQFVVYWRKRSQRGTFRMGVSASSKLGGAVVRNRLRRMVKEIIRLNAVKLLEDTDLILIVRKPALSLPYKEMEGSILHVLRKAGLLKGSNPNSVNGTPAYQRGNHSNNRSGKKGK